One Archocentrus centrarchus isolate MPI-CPG fArcCen1 chromosome 14, fArcCen1, whole genome shotgun sequence DNA window includes the following coding sequences:
- the orai2 gene encoding protein orai-2, translating to MSSELNVPMGSPAPGVAEPAPDSSGMDYRDWVRRSYLELVSSNHHSVQALSWRKLYLSRAKLKASSRTSALLSGFAMVAMVEVQLEVHFSYPRELLIAFSVCTTVLVAVHLFALLISTCILPNVEAVSNIHNLNSVSESPHERMHYYIELAWGFSTALGILLFLAEVVLLCWIKFLPVESVKIKKVSPTTASPLETTTPTQLNPGWQAALASTIIMVPVAVIFVVFTIHFYRSLVRHKTERHHQEIEELHKIKVQLDGHERGLQNV from the exons AtgagcagtgagctgaatgtGCCTATGGGTTCTCCAGCCCCGGGGGTTGCAGAGCCCGCCCCAGACAGCAGCGGGATGGACTACAGGGACTGGGTGCGACGTAGTTACCTGGAGTTGGTCAGCTCCAACCACCACTCAGTGCAAGCACTGTCCTGGCGGAAACTCTACCTGAGTCGTGCTAAGCTGAAGGCCTCCAGCAGGACCTCTGCCCTGCTGTCTGGCTTTGCAATG GTGGCCATGGTGGAGGTGCAGCTGGAGGTTCATTTCAGTTACCCTCGTGAGCTCCTCATCGCCTTCAGCGTGTGCACCACCGTTCTGGTGGCAGTGCATCTCTTCGCTCTGCTGATCAGCACCTGCATTCTTCCCAATGTGGAAGCTGTCAGCAACATCCACAACCTCAACTCTGTCAGCGAGTCGCCTCACGAACGCATGCACTACTACATCGAGCTGGCCTGGGGTTTCTCCACAGCGCTGGGGATCCTGTTGTTTTTAGCAGAAGTGGTGCTCCTCTGCTGGATCAAGTTCCTGCCTGTAGAATCTGTCAAGATTAAAAAGGTAAGCCCTACAACTGCCAGCCCTCTGGAAACTACCACCCCCACACAGCTTAACCCCGGCTGGCAGGCTGCACTGGCCTCCACTATCATCATGGTCCCAGTGGCGGTGATTTTTGTGGTGTTCACCATTCACTTCTATCGCTCTCTGGTTCGCCACAAGACAGAGCGTCACCACCAGGAGATCGAAGAACTGCATAAGATTAAGGTGCAGCTGGACGGCCATGAGAGAGGACTCCAGAATGTCTGA